One segment of Cydia fagiglandana chromosome 12, ilCydFagi1.1, whole genome shotgun sequence DNA contains the following:
- the LOC134669326 gene encoding uncharacterized protein LOC134669326 yields MKVYDPLGLLGPIVVKGRILLQEAWRSNIDWDTPFPPSQILKWNEWFKELSDVSTIRIPRWYAKLNGEPLHRELHIFADASELAFATVAYWRLLYTDGTVKLALITSKTRVSPLKPTSIPRLELQGALIASRLAVTIKEFHKKKPLRTFLWTDSRTVLGWLRSDARTYKPFVAHRVGEITENTRVQDWKWVPTDLNVADDATRIKPLHLNPNHRWFTGPSFLLDPPENWPVEPAGQPIVQEERKQTSGLVVGHLTITADFSRFSDWLRLLRATARVLQAASKFRSALDRVGRVAPSTDVRLRQRTNTPTSTTLIPLTAELMEAAERHVLKKVQSESFSDEIPIIERGELIPKSSRLAKLSPRMGPDNLLHLAGRIVAVQDVGSEIKFPIILDGRHPVVRLLVNFYHRKAGHANNEMVVNEVRQKYWLLHLRSTVRSVTSKCLFCRIKRAKPMNPMTGNLPPQRLAHHRRPFTYTGLDYFGPINTKIGRRQEKRYVALYTCMTSRAVHLELVHSLSADSAIMSLRRFIARRGTPNTVYSDNGTCFIGADRILREFYQHEVYDFAANRGIKWSFIPAAAPFFGGCWERLIRTIKVALNATLREREPNPEVLVTLLLEAEAIVNSRPLTHVPIGPEDQETLTPFHFLIGSSSNQVLPATLDDRDLLRRADWRKALRLADHFWNRWVKEILPTMQPRQIAENREHDLTVGDLVIIVDQNLPRGTWPRGRVVATFPGRDGVVRVVDVATSGGILRRPSKKLVRLEA; encoded by the coding sequence ATGAAAGTATACGACCCACTAGGTTTGTTGGGCCCAATAGTGGTCAAAGGGCGTATACTGCTTCAGGAGGCGTGGAGATCCAATATTGACTGGGACACACCATTTCCACCATCACAGATTTTAAAGTGGAACGAGTGGTTTAAGGAACTGTCTGACGTATCTACAATTAGGATCCCACGATGGTACGCCAAGCTCAATGGAGAACCTCTACACAGGGAGCTACACATTTTCGCGGACGCGAGCGAGCTTGCCTTTGCCACCGTCGCTTATTGGCGCTTATTGTATACAGATGGTACAGTCAAGCTCGCACTCATCACCAGTAAGACGAGAGTCTCACCTTTGAAGCCCACTTCAATTCCTCGTCTAGAATTGCAGGGCGCTTTGATAGCTTCTCGCCTTGCTGTCACTATTAAAGAGTTTCATAAGAAAAAACCTTTACGAACTTTCTTGTGGACAGATTCAAGAACTGTCCTCGGTTGGCTCAGAAGTGACGCACGAACGTACAAACCCTTTGTGGCCCATCGCGTAGGAGAAATTACAGAAAATACGCGCGTGCAAGATTGGAAATGGGTCCCAACTGATTTGAACGTTGCGGACGATGCCACTAGGATTAAGCCGCTTCATCTTAATCCAAACCACCGATGGTTTACAGGTCCCTCGTTCCTCCTCGATCCTCCGGAGAATTGGCCTGTTGAACCAGCTGGTCAGCCTATAGTCCAGGAAGAGCGGAAGCAGACTTCTGGACTTGTGGTTGGTCATCTGACAATTACCGCGGATTTCAGTCGTTTTAGTGACTGGCTACGATTACTTCGTGCTACTGCTCGCGTTTTGCAAGCTGCGTCCAAATTTCGCTCGGCTTTAGATCGCGTAGGTCGCGTTGCTCCTAGCACCGATGTTAGGCTTCGTCAACGTACGAATACACCTACGTCCACCACTCTAATCCCCCTGACAGCGGAACTTATGGAAGCCGCAGAAAGGCACGTCCTGAAGAAAGTACAGTCTGAATCATTTAGTGACGAAATCCCAATAATAGAACGTGGAGAATTGATACCAAAGAGTAGTCGCCTGGCGAAGCTTTCTCCCAGAATGGGGCCAGACAACTTGTTGCACCTAGCTGGCAGAATCGTTGCCGTACAAGACGTCGGTTCTGAGATCAAGTTTCCAATCATTCTAGATGGACGACACCCAGTAGTGCGCTTATTGGTCAATTTCTACCATCGCAAGGCTGGACATGCAAACAATGAAATGGTGGTCAATGAGGTTCGACAAAAATATTGGCTTCTTCATCTGCGCAGTACTGTTCGAAGCGTCACCAGCAAATGTTTGTTCTGTCGCATCAAAAGAGCAAAGCCAATGAATCCGATGACCGGTAACCTTCCTCCTCAGCGGCTTGCCCACCACCGCCGCCCATTCACGTACACTGGCTTGGATTATTTCGGCCCAATAAATACCAAGATCGGTCGAAGACAAGAGAAACGTTATGTGGCCCTGTACACCTGCATGACATCCAGAGCCGTTCACCTGGAGCTTGTACATTCCCTTTCTGCTGACTCCGCAATAATGAGCCTGCGACGGTTTATTGCTAGAAGAGGAACTCCCAATACTGTATATTCTGACAACGGTACATGTTTTATTGGTGCAGACCGAATTTTACGAGAATTTTATCAGCACGAGGTCTACGATTTTGCTGCCAATAGAGGAATAAAATGGAGCTTTATTCCTGCCGCTGCTCCTTTTTTCGGCGGATGCTGGGAGAGACTGATTCGCACCATCAAAGTCGCGCTGAACGCCACATTACGTGAAAGAGAACCTAATCCCGAAGTCCTAGTAACTCTCCTTCTAGAAGCGGAGGCAATTGTAAATTCTCGACCTCTGACCCATGTCCCTATTGGCCCTGAAGACCAGGAAACCCTAACGCCCTTCCACTTTCTAATTGGCTCATCTTCTAACCAGGTTCTGCCTGCAACCCTTGACGACCGAGACCTTTTAAGACGTGCTGACTGGAGGAAGGCGTTGAgattggccgaccacttttggAACCGATGGGTAAAAGAAATTCTGCCAACCATGCAACCTCGCCAGATAGCGGAGAACAGAGAGCACGACTTGACTGTTGGCGACTTAGTCATCATTGTAGACCAAAACCTACCCCGAGGAACCTGGCCACGCGGCCGCGTCGTTGCTACATTCCCTGGCAGAGACGGAGTGGTCAGGGTGGTGGACGTAGCCACATCAGGTGGAATTCTTCGTCGACCTTCTAAAAAATTGGTCAGATTAGAGGCATAA
- the LOC134669404 gene encoding uncharacterized protein LOC134669404 — translation MATSNSVGLFSSFNHQQQEWLTYKNRLEQWFIANNIDDASDKAGVRRRAILLSALTESTYQLASNLALPGVLENKSYSEVVLLLDAHFTPKRCVFAERYHFHSAVQKVGETSAQWAARLRGLAAHCQFKNIEEALLDRFIMGMQSGKEREKLFSKELGELTLAKAIDIAESVRCARAAASATLASTVTAAVPGAESVLKIGETTAGRGNKCSVCGLSSHKTENCRYVNYKCKKCKKKGHLRKMYCVT, via the coding sequence ATGGCAACTTCGAACTCGGTCGGCTTATTTTCAAGTTTTAACCATCAACAACAAGAGTGGCTTACTTACAAAAATAGGCTTGAACAGTGGTTCATCGCAAACAACATCGACGATGCAAGCGACAAAGCGGGTGTAAGAAGGCGCGCCATCTTGTTAAGTGCACTTACCGAAAGCACCTATCAATTAGCAAGTAACCTTGCACTGCCCGGTGTTCTTGAAAACAAAAGTTACAGTGAAGTGGTACTGTTATTGGATGCGCATTTTACTCCAAAGCGCTGCGTATTTGCGGAGCGTTATCACTTCCATTCTGCGGTGCAGAAGGTAGGCGAAACATCGGCGCAATGGGCCGCGCGACTGCGCGGGCTTGCGGCGCATTGCCAGTTCAAGAACATTGAGGAGGCGCTTCTGGACAGATTTATCATGGGCATGCAGTCTGGTAAAGAGCGCGAAAAATTGTTTTCGAAGGAGCTTGGCGAACTCACCCTAGCGAAAGCAATTGACATAGCTGAAAGTGTGCGGTGCGCTCGCGCCGCAGCCAGCGCGACCTTGGCTTCCACCGTGACGGCGGCGGTGCCCGGCGCTGAGAGCGTGTTAAAGATCGGCGAGACTACAGCGGGTCGCGGGAATAAGTGTTCTGTGTGCGGTCTAAGTAGTCATAAAACGGAGAACTGTCGTTACGTAAATTACAAGTGCAAAAAGTGCAAAAAGAAGGGTCACTTACGTAAGATGTATTGTGTAACCTGA